One stretch of Punica granatum isolate Tunisia-2019 chromosome 5, ASM765513v2, whole genome shotgun sequence DNA includes these proteins:
- the LOC116206847 gene encoding putative disease resistance RPP13-like protein 1: MWLFFSIRSGQKSWSLSSCCILSLAKDLAKVLFDRLASRELLNFARREKLRSRLKRWERNLQDINIVLEDAEDRAMGGESRVITPWLDDLRDLAYDVDDLLDEFATEEALRSSSFLLSDKTGVSSSKLRNLLLPGCIPHSLSPKRLLFDHKMRSKVEAIDHRLTDIMRRKETLRLSEGGGGRIYVASRQRRLPSTCLAEPFILGRDNDREAIVNFLMDENEDLSVIPIVGMGGLGKTTLAQSVYNDEKVKGSFPVRAWACVSDEFDVLAVTRTIFLQIVGGAHEGKDLNVLQVEIQSIRYLRLPKAQVLTERRIPHLPR; the protein is encoded by the exons ATGTGgctatttttttccattaggAGTGGGCAAAAGTCTTGGTCTTTGTCTTCTTGCTGTATCCTCTCATTGGCGAAAGACTTGGCTAAA GTGTTGTTCGACAGATTGGCCTCTCGTGagctgctcaattttgcccgTCGGGAGAAGCTCCGTTCTCGGCTCAAGAGGTGGGAGAGGAACCTGCAGGACATTAACATCGTACTGGAAGATGCCGAGGACCGGGCCATGGGTGGAGAGAGCCGAGTGATCACCCCTTGGCTGGACGACCTCAGGGACTTGGCTTACGACGTGGATGACCTGCTAGATGAGTTCGCCACCGAGGAAGCCCTGCGCAGCAGCAGCTTCCTGCTCTCCGATAAGACCGGTGTTTCATCAAGCAAGCTGCGCAATCTTCTGCTCCCTGGATGTATCCCTCATAGTTTGAGCCCCAAAAGACTCCTGTTCGACCACAAGATGAGATCTAAGGTGGAAGCCATTGACCACCGATTGACTGACATCATGCGCCGGAAGGAAACTCTCAGACTATCGGAGGGCGGCGGGGGGAGAATTTATGTTGCTAGCCGCCAGAGAAGATTGCCCAGCACTTGTTTGGCAGAGCCCTTCATTCTCGGCAGGGACAATGACAGAGAGGCTATCGTGAACTTCCTGATGGATGAAAATGAGGATCTCTCTGTGATTCCCATCGTCGGGATGGGAGGGTTAGGCAAGACAACTCTCGCTCAGTCAGTCTATAATGATGAGAAGGTGAAAGGATCCTTCCCTGTAAGAGCGTGGGCCTGTGTCTCCGATGAGTTCGACGTGCTGGCTGTAACGAGGACGATATTCTTGCAGATCGTGGGTGGGGCTCATGAGGGAAAGGATTTGAATGTCCTCCAAGTTGAAATCCAAAGCATTAGATATTTACGATTGCCCAAAGCTCAAGTTCTTACCGAGCGAAGGATTCCCCACCTCCCTCGGTAG